One window of the Penaeus vannamei isolate JL-2024 chromosome 31, ASM4276789v1, whole genome shotgun sequence genome contains the following:
- the LOC113800585 gene encoding LOW QUALITY PROTEIN: armadillo repeat-containing protein 8 (The sequence of the model RefSeq protein was modified relative to this genomic sequence to represent the inferred CDS: deleted 1 base in 1 codon): protein MYLYEMTSCTVSDVEHSRAYIDQLYSNDPQKCFQAVSELKFAVIGSVREKGSIIEQGVVVRLLQILRAQEFDLILKTEVATVLNSLAKGLPEHAAALVQAGLLPVLWEQLEACGGGGGANAYTSMVLCCLRSVYRQGCAPPPPAWDHKLLTTLIQHGYHPPSNQECVANILAHACKVSRTCEQQQQLVEAGGADLVACMLCSPVSRVQLPALHCLAAMCYNNERVSSIIATKSYGGKAVPDLLVGLMARDRPCDMQLAAATALTFLHRAGALSADDPKVIFKTLQCLVRMCRRDREIWERVEAANTLAYLTEVSTELQRTAAMTDHLIHIMNDYLKDTPTAGASAPQGISVSPISCRQYDNPSTWPDLMLEAALKVYASLGANDEDIRQRVINTEGLMNTIVGALSAACPPIQLAAVRCLHSLSRSVHTLRTTFQDHMVWRPLMTVLKTSNSEELVTVASSTLCNLLLEFSPSKEHILDQGAVEFLCGLTRRPHPGLRLNAVWALMNMAFQAEHRVKASILHHLGTDQIFRLLSDTDVHILMKTLGLLRNLLSTKAHIDQIMQSHGKEIMQAIILILEGEHSAEVKEQALCILANIADGDMAKSAIMSNEDVLKKLMNYMVIPNVKLQIAATFCISNLIWNVEEGAPERQNKLREMGVYKLLQNLMTTTDTGLFDKVKTALQQFL, encoded by the exons atgtatttatatgaaatgaCCTCATGTACAGTGTCA GATGTGGAACATAGCCGAGCCTATATCGACCAACTATATTCTAATGATCCTCAAAAATGCTTCCAAGCAGTTAG TGAATTAAAGTTTGCAGTTATTGGTAGTGTAAGGGAAAAGGGTTCTATAATTGAGCAGGGAGTTGTAGTGCGATTACTTCAGATTCTTCGTGCGCAAGAGTTTGATCTAATTCTTAAAACAGAAGTAGCAACTGTACTGAATTCACTTGCAAAAGGTCTACCAGAGCATGCAGCAGCATTAGTGCAAGCAGGACTTCTCCCTGTTTTGTGGGAAC AACTTGAAGCatgtggcggaggagggggggccaACGCATATACCTCAATGGTTCTCTGTTGCCTCCGATCAGTCTATCGGCAGGGTTGTGCGCCCCCACCTCCTGCCTGGGACCACAAACTCCTAACGACACTTATACAACATGGCTATCATCCTCCTAGCAACCAGGAATGTGTTGCCAACATCCTTGCTCATGCATGCAAGGTATCCAGG ACTTGTGAACAGCAGCAGCAATTAGTAGAAGCAGGAGGAGCAGATCTTGTTGCCTGTATGTTGTGTTCACCTGTGTCCAGAGTTCAGCTTCCTGCTTTACACTGTTTGGCAGCCATGTGTTACAA CAATGAGAGAGTTTCGTCTATCATAGCTACTAAGAGTTACGGTGGTAAAGCTGTGCCAGACTTGCTTGTGGGTTTAATGGCAAGAGATCGGCCTTGTGATATGCAGCTTGCTGCAGCTACTGCGCTAACATTCCTGCATCGTGCAGGGGCACTGTCAGCTGATGATCCAAAAGTCATATTTAAGACTTTACAATGCTTG GTTCGAATGTGTCGTCGAGATAGGGAAATATGGGAACGTGTTGAAGCAGCTAACACATTAGCTTATCTGACTGAAGTGAGTACAGAACTACAAAGGACAGCAGCCATGACAGACCACTTAATTCATATAATGAATGATTACCTCAAAGACACACCCACTGCTGGAGCTTCAGCACCACAGGGAATTAGTGTTTCTCCAATT TCTTGTCGACAGTATGATAATCCAAGTACATGGCCTGATCTTATGCTAGAAGCTGCCCTGAAGGTCTATGCATCTCTGGGGGCAAATGATGAAGATATTCGCCAAAGAGTAATAAATACAGAGGGCCTGATGAACACAATTGTCGGTGCCTTGTCTGCAGCCTGCCCACCAATCCAGTTAGCTGCTGTTAGGTGTCTTCATTCTCTTTCAAGATCTGTGCACACACTCAGGACAACTTTTCAG GATCATATGGTCTGGAGACCTCTTATGACAGTTTTAAAGACCTCCAACTCTGAGGAACTAGTTACAGTAGCTTCTTCGACACTCTGTAACCTCTTACTTGAATTTTCACCATCCAAGGAACACATCCTTGATCAAGGTGCCGTTGAATTTCTTTGTGGACTAACAAGACGACCTCACCCAGGTTTAAGACTTAATGCTGTGTGGGCACTAATGAACATG GCTTTCCAAGCAGAGCACAGAGTGAAG gcTTCCATCCTGCACCACTTAGGAACTGATCAAATATTCCGACTACTGTCGGACACAGATGTTCACATCCTCATGAAAACTTTAGGTCTGCTGAGAAATCTTCTGTCAACAAAGGCCCATATTGACCAGATTATGCAAAGCCATGGAAAAGAAATTATGCAG GCAATCATCTTAATCTTAGAAGGAGAACACTCAGCCGAGGTGAAGGAACAAGCACTCTGCATTTTGGCTAATATTGCTGATGGAGACATGGCCAAGTCTGCCATTATGTCCAATGAAGATGTGCTCAAGAAACTAATGAATTATATG GTTATACCAAATGTAAAACTACAGATAGCAGCCACCTTCTGCATAAGCAATCTTATTTGGAATGTCGAAGAGGGAGCCCCTGAGAGACAAAACAAACTTCGTGAGATGGGAGTATACAAACTATTACAAAATCTAATGACTACCACCGATACTGGATTATTTGACAA gGTGAAGACAGCATTGCAGCAGTTCCTCTAG
- the LOC113800582 gene encoding uncharacterized protein isoform X3, whose protein sequence is MGDAWDRLVVEYNSQHNVYPRTRRQLQVLWRDEKFRAKKKVRKEQESGGQGCAEPLSPASIASLAVASRSVSTEGRPPPGNLLTPLLTVIKREREAYAAGETTILPLTHYHPEDDQVSTESRTNPDRGNEEASGNRAFVASHSPNSCATNEVEDDPMSPLPVETQLHSVSNSPADTPTPEDGRSCSPEDTAYWEPDDRRRARIRDASLLGSDYSPEPLASEKRAREYHRLRMAQLRDEGAARLRVLEAELALHSQERHMRQQEHQIRMEILMEKLKRVREGAHVKD, encoded by the exons GGACGCGTGGGATCGCCTGGTGGTGGAGTATAACAGCCAGCACAACGTGTATCCCCGCACTAGGAGACAGTTACAG gtGCTGTGGCGAGACGAAAAATTCAGAGCGAAGAAGAAAGTCCGGAAGGAACAG GAGTCAGGAGGTCAAGGGTGCGCGGAGCCTCTCTCGCCCGCAAGCATAGCGTCGCTGGCTGTAGCGAGTCGAAGCGTGAGCACCGAAGGGCGCCCTCCGCCAGGGAATCTCCTCACGCCCTTGCTAACAGTCATTAAGCGCGAGCGAGAGGCGTACGCGGCGGGGGAGACCACCATCCTGCCCCTGACGCACTACCACCCGGAGGACGACCAAGTCAGCACGGAATCCCGCACGAATCCTGACCGAGGGAACGAGGAAGCCAGCGGGAACAGGGCATTCGTCGCCTCGCACTCCCCCAACTCCTGCGCGACTAACGAAG TCGAAGATGACCCGATGAGCCCCCTGCCGGTGGAGACGCAGCTGCACTCTGTCAGCAACTCCCCCGCGGACACCCCGACGCCCGAGGATGGCCGCTCCTGCTCGCCAGAGGACACCGCCTACTGGGAACCCGACGACAGGAGAAGAGCCAGGATCAGAGATGCTTCCCTGCTGGGGTCCGATTACTCGCCCGAGCCGCTTGCGTCGGAGAAGCGAGCGAGAGAATATCATAG GCTGCGGATGGCCCAGCTGCGGGACGAGGGTGCGGCTCGGCTGCGGGTGCTGGAGGCGGAGCTGGCGCTGCACAGCCAGGAGCGACACATGCGCCAGCAAGAGCACCAAATCCGAATGGAAATTCTGATGGAGAAGCTAAAGAGGGTCAGGGAAGGCGCCCATGTGAAAGATTAG
- the LOC113800582 gene encoding uncharacterized protein isoform X2, with translation MNWRITFQESIDRDAWDRLVVEYNSQHNVYPRTRRQLQVLWRDEKFRAKKKVRKEQESGGQGCAEPLSPASIASLAVASRSVSTEGRPPPGNLLTPLLTVIKREREAYAAGETTILPLTHYHPEDDQVSTESRTNPDRGNEEASGNRAFVASHSPNSCATNEVEDDPMSPLPVETQLHSVSNSPADTPTPEDGRSCSPEDTAYWEPDDRRRARIRDASLLGSDYSPEPLASEKRAREYHRLRMAQLRDEGAARLRVLEAELALHSQERHMRQQEHQIRMEILMEKLKRVREGAHVKD, from the exons ATGAATTGGCGGATAACATTTCAAGAATCCATCGACCG GGACGCGTGGGATCGCCTGGTGGTGGAGTATAACAGCCAGCACAACGTGTATCCCCGCACTAGGAGACAGTTACAG gtGCTGTGGCGAGACGAAAAATTCAGAGCGAAGAAGAAAGTCCGGAAGGAACAG GAGTCAGGAGGTCAAGGGTGCGCGGAGCCTCTCTCGCCCGCAAGCATAGCGTCGCTGGCTGTAGCGAGTCGAAGCGTGAGCACCGAAGGGCGCCCTCCGCCAGGGAATCTCCTCACGCCCTTGCTAACAGTCATTAAGCGCGAGCGAGAGGCGTACGCGGCGGGGGAGACCACCATCCTGCCCCTGACGCACTACCACCCGGAGGACGACCAAGTCAGCACGGAATCCCGCACGAATCCTGACCGAGGGAACGAGGAAGCCAGCGGGAACAGGGCATTCGTCGCCTCGCACTCCCCCAACTCCTGCGCGACTAACGAAG TCGAAGATGACCCGATGAGCCCCCTGCCGGTGGAGACGCAGCTGCACTCTGTCAGCAACTCCCCCGCGGACACCCCGACGCCCGAGGATGGCCGCTCCTGCTCGCCAGAGGACACCGCCTACTGGGAACCCGACGACAGGAGAAGAGCCAGGATCAGAGATGCTTCCCTGCTGGGGTCCGATTACTCGCCCGAGCCGCTTGCGTCGGAGAAGCGAGCGAGAGAATATCATAG GCTGCGGATGGCCCAGCTGCGGGACGAGGGTGCGGCTCGGCTGCGGGTGCTGGAGGCGGAGCTGGCGCTGCACAGCCAGGAGCGACACATGCGCCAGCAAGAGCACCAAATCCGAATGGAAATTCTGATGGAGAAGCTAAAGAGGGTCAGGGAAGGCGCCCATGTGAAAGATTAG
- the LOC113800582 gene encoding myb/SANT-like DNA-binding domain-containing protein 3 isoform X1: protein MEGPADVEEVSLQKRHRSRNFTKYEKEVFYTVFSQYASIINDKATSTDTIRDAWDRLVVEYNSQHNVYPRTRRQLQVLWRDEKFRAKKKVRKEQESGGQGCAEPLSPASIASLAVASRSVSTEGRPPPGNLLTPLLTVIKREREAYAAGETTILPLTHYHPEDDQVSTESRTNPDRGNEEASGNRAFVASHSPNSCATNEVEDDPMSPLPVETQLHSVSNSPADTPTPEDGRSCSPEDTAYWEPDDRRRARIRDASLLGSDYSPEPLASEKRAREYHRLRMAQLRDEGAARLRVLEAELALHSQERHMRQQEHQIRMEILMEKLKRVREGAHVKD from the exons ATGGAGGGCCCGGCGGACGTGGAAGAAGTGAGCCTCCAAAAGCGGCACCGCTCTCGCAACTTCACCAAGTACGAGAAGGAAGTCTTCTACACCGTGTTCAGTCAGTACGCCAGCATCATCAACGATAAGGCGACTTCGACAGACACCATCAG GGACGCGTGGGATCGCCTGGTGGTGGAGTATAACAGCCAGCACAACGTGTATCCCCGCACTAGGAGACAGTTACAG gtGCTGTGGCGAGACGAAAAATTCAGAGCGAAGAAGAAAGTCCGGAAGGAACAG GAGTCAGGAGGTCAAGGGTGCGCGGAGCCTCTCTCGCCCGCAAGCATAGCGTCGCTGGCTGTAGCGAGTCGAAGCGTGAGCACCGAAGGGCGCCCTCCGCCAGGGAATCTCCTCACGCCCTTGCTAACAGTCATTAAGCGCGAGCGAGAGGCGTACGCGGCGGGGGAGACCACCATCCTGCCCCTGACGCACTACCACCCGGAGGACGACCAAGTCAGCACGGAATCCCGCACGAATCCTGACCGAGGGAACGAGGAAGCCAGCGGGAACAGGGCATTCGTCGCCTCGCACTCCCCCAACTCCTGCGCGACTAACGAAG TCGAAGATGACCCGATGAGCCCCCTGCCGGTGGAGACGCAGCTGCACTCTGTCAGCAACTCCCCCGCGGACACCCCGACGCCCGAGGATGGCCGCTCCTGCTCGCCAGAGGACACCGCCTACTGGGAACCCGACGACAGGAGAAGAGCCAGGATCAGAGATGCTTCCCTGCTGGGGTCCGATTACTCGCCCGAGCCGCTTGCGTCGGAGAAGCGAGCGAGAGAATATCATAG GCTGCGGATGGCCCAGCTGCGGGACGAGGGTGCGGCTCGGCTGCGGGTGCTGGAGGCGGAGCTGGCGCTGCACAGCCAGGAGCGACACATGCGCCAGCAAGAGCACCAAATCCGAATGGAAATTCTGATGGAGAAGCTAAAGAGGGTCAGGGAAGGCGCCCATGTGAAAGATTAG